The Malus sylvestris chromosome 12, drMalSylv7.2, whole genome shotgun sequence genome contains a region encoding:
- the LOC126594201 gene encoding uncharacterized protein LOC126594201 produces the protein MADTLDDLAFWLPTQILNDEDPPAMELNSNTKKSGGFGLRFDADAPKALLPFEFPYGGAFGVSSDFSSPVESSETESDEEDYLTGLTRQMAYSTLDDEFNFKHSNSAFASEKPKGWVASGSPQSTLYAVSSGCGCGQGSSRGSPNAQSPPATWDLLHAAAGEVAKMSMNQSRGLLDPPRKPSPVSVPINNPDAAYCFHQQSLSHKHLRAAQFKLLRQQQMMKEQSAAVWGAQTRYPPPQTQPQTHPNFQTRARNTPNILNARPVGLSPSAWPPLQQAKQQQEYNRKGSGLRAVYLGNQYPSAKIERSGTGVFLPRQVGSESETRKKPVCSTVLLPARVVQALNLNIDDMQHPQLQRRFNGKLNSDYEVALQLRSNAAARTAISQQKRIIRPQAAVGSEIRLPQDWTY, from the exons ATGGCTGATACGTTAGATGACCTTGCGTTTTGGCTCCCCACCCAGATTCTCAACGACGAAGACCCACCCGCCATGGAGCTCAACTCCAACACCAAGAAAAGTGGGGGGTTCGGATTACGGTTCGACGCTGATGCTCCGAAGGCTCTGTTGCCGTTTGAGTTTCCTTACGGCGGTGCTTTTGGGGTTTCGTCGGATTTCAGTTCGCCGGTCGAGTCGAGCGAGACTGAGAGCGATGAGGAAGACTACCTCACCGGGCTGACCCGCCAAATGGCTTACTCTACTCTCGACGACGAGTTCAACTTCAAGCACTCCAACTCTGCTTTCGCCTCCGAGAAGCCAAAG GGTTGGGTCGCTTCTGGTTCTCCCCAATCGACTCTCTACGCAGTCAGCAGTGGTTGCGGTTGCGGACAGGGCTCGAGCCGCGGAAGCCCAAACGCCCAGTCGCCGCCGGCCACCTGGGATCTGCTGCATGCAGCTGCAGGGGAAGTTGCCAAGATGAGCATGAACCAAAGCAGAGGCCTCCTGGATCCTCCACGAAAGCCTTCCCCCGTCTCTGTCCCCATCAACAACCCAGATGCTGCTTATTGCTTCCACCAGCAGTCGCTTTCTCACAAGCACTTGCGAGCCGCTCAG TTTAAGCTGTTGAGGCAGCAACAGATGATGAAGGAGCAGAGCGCGGCGGTCTGGGGAGCACAAACTCGATATCCTCCGCCGCAGACTCAGCCGCAGACCCACCCAAACTTCCAAACCAGAGCGAGAAACACTCCCAACATTCTCAACGCTCGGCCTGTGGGTTTGTCGCCATCTGCATGGCCGCCTCTGCAACAAGCTAAGCAGCAGCAAGAGTACAACAGAAAGGGGTCCGGATTGAGAGCTGTTTATCTCGGAAACCAATACCCATCTGCCAAAATTGAGCGTTCCGGCACCGGCGTCTTCTTACCCCGCCAAGTTGGCAGCGAATCCGAAACCCGCAAGAAGCCAG TTTGCTCCACAGTTCTACTCCCAGCTCGAGTCGTGCAGGCTCTGAACCTGAACATTGATGACATGCAACATCCCCAGCTTCAGCGTCGTTTTAATGGCAAACTGAACTCTGATTACG AGGTTGCTCTTCAGCTTCGGAGCAACGCCGCCGCCAGAACCGCCATTTCGCAGCAGAAGCGCATCATTCGGCCGCAGGCGGCAGTAGGCAGCGAGATAAGGCTCCCCCAGGACTGGACTTATTAG
- the LOC126593910 gene encoding peptidyl-prolyl cis-trans isomerase PASTICCINO1-like isoform X1, protein MAVEEVAEQVVAPQQKAKEPSEDEKRRKKIAAGALMKAVIRPGGGDSTPSDGYQVVYHSTVRTMDGVVVESSRSEYGGKGTPIRHVLGKSKIIVGLLEGLPTMLKGEVAMFKMKPQVHYGEDDCPVSAPSGFPKDDELHFEIEMIDFFKAKVVSDDLGVVKKIITEGQGWESPREPYEVKAWISAKTGDGKVLVSRTQGEPFFFNFGKSEVPKGLEMGIGTMTREEKAIIYVTSKYLTPSPFLPGVEGVEEVHFEVELAHFIQVRDMLGDGRLIKRRIHDGKGEFPMDCPLHDSLLRVHYKGMLLNEEKTIFYDTRVDNDGQPLEFCSGEGLVPEGFEMCVRLMVPEEIALVTCPPDYAYDKFPRPANVPEGAHIQWEIELLGFEMPKDWTGLNFQSIMEEAEKIRNTGNRLFKEGKFELAKAKYDKVLREFNHVNPQDDEEGKIFANTRTSSFSKSSCTTCVVDNYMSRTHNWFSFECLKNLLHLNVAACFLKMGECRKSIETCNKVLEANPGHVKALYRRGMAYITLGDFEEAKRDFNTMIKLDKSTEPDATAALLKVKQKEQEVEKKVRKQFKGLFDKKPGEIAEVGTEDVDQPAVENPKSDDKEDSGGDNSDESHETVDDPPRTSWFSLLWPKRLLAALGRPGCAIL, encoded by the exons ATGGCTGTTGAAGAAGTTGCCGAGCAGGTAGTTGCGCCGCAGCAGAAGGCGAAGGAGCCTTCCGAAGATGAGAAacg GAGGAAGAAAATAGCGGCCGGAGCTTTGATGAAAGCGGTGATAAGGCCCGGTGGAGGCGATTCGACCCCTTCGGATGGTTATCAG GTTGTATATCATTCCACTGTTAGAACAATGGATGGAGTTGTTGTCGAATCGTCCCGATCGGAATATGGAG GCAAGGGTACTCCTATTCGACATGTTTTGGGAAAGAGCAAGATCATAGTGGGTTTGCTAGAAGGACTTCCAACAATGCTGAAGGGTGAAGTTGCAATG TTCAAAATGAAACCCCAAGTGCACTACGGTGAGGATGATTGCCCAGTTTCAGCACCCAGCGGCTTTCCAAAGGATGACGAACTTCATTTTGAAATTGAGATGATAGATTTCTTTAAAGCCAAG GTCGTTAGTGATGACTTGGGAGTTGTAAAGAAG ATAATAACTGAAGGTCAGGGTTGGGAATCACCAAGGGAACCTTATGAAGTAAAAGCCTG GATTTCTGCAAAGACAGGTGATGGAAAAGTGCTTGTTTCACGTACTCAAGGAGagccatttttctttaattttggaAAGTCAGAG GTACCTAAAGGTCTTGAGATGGGAATTGGTACAATGACACGGGAAGAGAAAGCAATAATATACGTGACCAGCAAGTACTTAACTCCATCTCCTTTCCTGCCTGGGGTAGAAGGTGTTGAGGAAGTTCATTTTGAAGTAGAGCTTGCCCACTTTATTCAG GTGCGTGACATGCTTGGTGATGGGCGCCTGATAAAACGTCGTATTCATGATGGAAAAG GTGAGTTTCCTATGGATTGCCCTCTTCACGACAGCCTACTACGCGTCCATTATAAGGGTATGCTTCTTAATGAGGAAAAGACAATCTTCTATGATACAAGAGTTGATAACGATGGTCAGCCTTTGGAGTTTTGTTCTGGAGAAGGCCTT GTGCCCGAGGGATTTGAAATGTGTGTTCGTTTGATGGTGCCTGAAGAGATAGCTCTCGTCACATGCCCTCCTGATTATGCATATGACAAATTTCCTAG GCCTGCTAATGTTCCTGAGGGTGCTCATATTCAATGGGAAATTGAGCTTCTTGGGTTTGAGATGCCAAAG GATTGGACTGGTTTAAATTTTCAAAGCATAATGGAGGAAGCAGAGAAGATTAGAAATACG GGAAACAGGCTATTCaaagaaggaaaatttgaacTTGCTAAGGCTAAGTATGACAAG GTACTTAGGGAATTTAATCATGTTAATCCTCAAGATGATGAAGAGGggaaaatatttgcaaataCAAGG ACATCTTCTTTCTCTAAGTCGAGCTGCACAACCTGTGTGGTTGATAACTATATGTCGAGGACTCATAATTGGTTCTCTTTTGAATGTTTGAAGAATCTGTTACATCTGAATGTTGCTGCATGCTTCCTGAAGATGGGAGAATGCAGAAAATCCATTGAGACATGCAACAAG GTTTTAGAAGCGAACCCTGGACATGTCAAGGCTCTTTACCGCCGAGGTATGGCCTACATAACTCTTGGGGATTTCGAGGAAGCAAAGCGTGACTTCAACACG ATGATTAAACTAGACAAGTCAACTGAACCTGATGCTACAGCTGCTCTGCTAAAAGTTAAACAGAAAGAACAG GAAGTTGAGAAGAAGGTACGGAAACAATTTAAGGGCCTATTTGACAAGAAGCCAGGGGAAATTGCAGAGGTTGGAACTGAAGACGTAGATCAGCCTGCAGTAGAGAACCCTAAGAGTGATGATAAGGAGGATTCCGGCGGAGATAATTCAGACGAATCTCATGAAACTGTGGATGACCCTCCCAGAACATCCTGGTTCTCTCTACTCTGGCCTAAAAGACTACTTGCAGCCCTAGGGCGGCCTGGATGTGCGATTTTGTGA
- the LOC126593910 gene encoding peptidyl-prolyl cis-trans isomerase PASTICCINO1-like isoform X2, translating into MAVEEVAEQVVAPQQKAKEPSEDEKRRKKIAAGALMKAVIRPGGGDSTPSDGYQVVYHSTVRTMDGVVVESSRSEYGGKGTPIRHVLGKSKIIVGLLEGLPTMLKGEVAMFKMKPQVHYGEDDCPVSAPSGFPKDDELHFEIEMIDFFKAKVVSDDLGVVKKIITEGQGWESPREPYEVKAWISAKTGDGKVLVSRTQGEPFFFNFGKSEVPKGLEMGIGTMTREEKAIIYVTSKYLTPSPFLPGVEGVEEVHFEVELAHFIQVRDMLGDGRLIKRRIHDGKGEFPMDCPLHDSLLRVHYKGMLLNEEKTIFYDTRVDNDGQPLEFCSGEGLVPEGFEMCVRLMVPEEIALVTCPPDYAYDKFPRPANVPEGAHIQWEIELLGFEMPKDWTGLNFQSIMEEAEKIRNTGNRLFKEGKFELAKAKYDKVLREFNHVNPQDDEEGKIFANTRNLLHLNVAACFLKMGECRKSIETCNKVLEANPGHVKALYRRGMAYITLGDFEEAKRDFNTMIKLDKSTEPDATAALLKVKQKEQEVEKKVRKQFKGLFDKKPGEIAEVGTEDVDQPAVENPKSDDKEDSGGDNSDESHETVDDPPRTSWFSLLWPKRLLAALGRPGCAIL; encoded by the exons ATGGCTGTTGAAGAAGTTGCCGAGCAGGTAGTTGCGCCGCAGCAGAAGGCGAAGGAGCCTTCCGAAGATGAGAAacg GAGGAAGAAAATAGCGGCCGGAGCTTTGATGAAAGCGGTGATAAGGCCCGGTGGAGGCGATTCGACCCCTTCGGATGGTTATCAG GTTGTATATCATTCCACTGTTAGAACAATGGATGGAGTTGTTGTCGAATCGTCCCGATCGGAATATGGAG GCAAGGGTACTCCTATTCGACATGTTTTGGGAAAGAGCAAGATCATAGTGGGTTTGCTAGAAGGACTTCCAACAATGCTGAAGGGTGAAGTTGCAATG TTCAAAATGAAACCCCAAGTGCACTACGGTGAGGATGATTGCCCAGTTTCAGCACCCAGCGGCTTTCCAAAGGATGACGAACTTCATTTTGAAATTGAGATGATAGATTTCTTTAAAGCCAAG GTCGTTAGTGATGACTTGGGAGTTGTAAAGAAG ATAATAACTGAAGGTCAGGGTTGGGAATCACCAAGGGAACCTTATGAAGTAAAAGCCTG GATTTCTGCAAAGACAGGTGATGGAAAAGTGCTTGTTTCACGTACTCAAGGAGagccatttttctttaattttggaAAGTCAGAG GTACCTAAAGGTCTTGAGATGGGAATTGGTACAATGACACGGGAAGAGAAAGCAATAATATACGTGACCAGCAAGTACTTAACTCCATCTCCTTTCCTGCCTGGGGTAGAAGGTGTTGAGGAAGTTCATTTTGAAGTAGAGCTTGCCCACTTTATTCAG GTGCGTGACATGCTTGGTGATGGGCGCCTGATAAAACGTCGTATTCATGATGGAAAAG GTGAGTTTCCTATGGATTGCCCTCTTCACGACAGCCTACTACGCGTCCATTATAAGGGTATGCTTCTTAATGAGGAAAAGACAATCTTCTATGATACAAGAGTTGATAACGATGGTCAGCCTTTGGAGTTTTGTTCTGGAGAAGGCCTT GTGCCCGAGGGATTTGAAATGTGTGTTCGTTTGATGGTGCCTGAAGAGATAGCTCTCGTCACATGCCCTCCTGATTATGCATATGACAAATTTCCTAG GCCTGCTAATGTTCCTGAGGGTGCTCATATTCAATGGGAAATTGAGCTTCTTGGGTTTGAGATGCCAAAG GATTGGACTGGTTTAAATTTTCAAAGCATAATGGAGGAAGCAGAGAAGATTAGAAATACG GGAAACAGGCTATTCaaagaaggaaaatttgaacTTGCTAAGGCTAAGTATGACAAG GTACTTAGGGAATTTAATCATGTTAATCCTCAAGATGATGAAGAGGggaaaatatttgcaaataCAAGG AATCTGTTACATCTGAATGTTGCTGCATGCTTCCTGAAGATGGGAGAATGCAGAAAATCCATTGAGACATGCAACAAG GTTTTAGAAGCGAACCCTGGACATGTCAAGGCTCTTTACCGCCGAGGTATGGCCTACATAACTCTTGGGGATTTCGAGGAAGCAAAGCGTGACTTCAACACG ATGATTAAACTAGACAAGTCAACTGAACCTGATGCTACAGCTGCTCTGCTAAAAGTTAAACAGAAAGAACAG GAAGTTGAGAAGAAGGTACGGAAACAATTTAAGGGCCTATTTGACAAGAAGCCAGGGGAAATTGCAGAGGTTGGAACTGAAGACGTAGATCAGCCTGCAGTAGAGAACCCTAAGAGTGATGATAAGGAGGATTCCGGCGGAGATAATTCAGACGAATCTCATGAAACTGTGGATGACCCTCCCAGAACATCCTGGTTCTCTCTACTCTGGCCTAAAAGACTACTTGCAGCCCTAGGGCGGCCTGGATGTGCGATTTTGTGA
- the LOC126593910 gene encoding peptidyl-prolyl cis-trans isomerase PASTICCINO1-like isoform X3 → MLKGEVAMFKMKPQVHYGEDDCPVSAPSGFPKDDELHFEIEMIDFFKAKVVSDDLGVVKKIITEGQGWESPREPYEVKAWISAKTGDGKVLVSRTQGEPFFFNFGKSEVPKGLEMGIGTMTREEKAIIYVTSKYLTPSPFLPGVEGVEEVHFEVELAHFIQVRDMLGDGRLIKRRIHDGKGEFPMDCPLHDSLLRVHYKGMLLNEEKTIFYDTRVDNDGQPLEFCSGEGLVPEGFEMCVRLMVPEEIALVTCPPDYAYDKFPRPANVPEGAHIQWEIELLGFEMPKDWTGLNFQSIMEEAEKIRNTGNRLFKEGKFELAKAKYDKVLREFNHVNPQDDEEGKIFANTRTSSFSKSSCTTCVVDNYMSRTHNWFSFECLKNLLHLNVAACFLKMGECRKSIETCNKVLEANPGHVKALYRRGMAYITLGDFEEAKRDFNTMIKLDKSTEPDATAALLKVKQKEQEVEKKVRKQFKGLFDKKPGEIAEVGTEDVDQPAVENPKSDDKEDSGGDNSDESHETVDDPPRTSWFSLLWPKRLLAALGRPGCAIL, encoded by the exons ATGCTGAAGGGTGAAGTTGCAATG TTCAAAATGAAACCCCAAGTGCACTACGGTGAGGATGATTGCCCAGTTTCAGCACCCAGCGGCTTTCCAAAGGATGACGAACTTCATTTTGAAATTGAGATGATAGATTTCTTTAAAGCCAAG GTCGTTAGTGATGACTTGGGAGTTGTAAAGAAG ATAATAACTGAAGGTCAGGGTTGGGAATCACCAAGGGAACCTTATGAAGTAAAAGCCTG GATTTCTGCAAAGACAGGTGATGGAAAAGTGCTTGTTTCACGTACTCAAGGAGagccatttttctttaattttggaAAGTCAGAG GTACCTAAAGGTCTTGAGATGGGAATTGGTACAATGACACGGGAAGAGAAAGCAATAATATACGTGACCAGCAAGTACTTAACTCCATCTCCTTTCCTGCCTGGGGTAGAAGGTGTTGAGGAAGTTCATTTTGAAGTAGAGCTTGCCCACTTTATTCAG GTGCGTGACATGCTTGGTGATGGGCGCCTGATAAAACGTCGTATTCATGATGGAAAAG GTGAGTTTCCTATGGATTGCCCTCTTCACGACAGCCTACTACGCGTCCATTATAAGGGTATGCTTCTTAATGAGGAAAAGACAATCTTCTATGATACAAGAGTTGATAACGATGGTCAGCCTTTGGAGTTTTGTTCTGGAGAAGGCCTT GTGCCCGAGGGATTTGAAATGTGTGTTCGTTTGATGGTGCCTGAAGAGATAGCTCTCGTCACATGCCCTCCTGATTATGCATATGACAAATTTCCTAG GCCTGCTAATGTTCCTGAGGGTGCTCATATTCAATGGGAAATTGAGCTTCTTGGGTTTGAGATGCCAAAG GATTGGACTGGTTTAAATTTTCAAAGCATAATGGAGGAAGCAGAGAAGATTAGAAATACG GGAAACAGGCTATTCaaagaaggaaaatttgaacTTGCTAAGGCTAAGTATGACAAG GTACTTAGGGAATTTAATCATGTTAATCCTCAAGATGATGAAGAGGggaaaatatttgcaaataCAAGG ACATCTTCTTTCTCTAAGTCGAGCTGCACAACCTGTGTGGTTGATAACTATATGTCGAGGACTCATAATTGGTTCTCTTTTGAATGTTTGAAGAATCTGTTACATCTGAATGTTGCTGCATGCTTCCTGAAGATGGGAGAATGCAGAAAATCCATTGAGACATGCAACAAG GTTTTAGAAGCGAACCCTGGACATGTCAAGGCTCTTTACCGCCGAGGTATGGCCTACATAACTCTTGGGGATTTCGAGGAAGCAAAGCGTGACTTCAACACG ATGATTAAACTAGACAAGTCAACTGAACCTGATGCTACAGCTGCTCTGCTAAAAGTTAAACAGAAAGAACAG GAAGTTGAGAAGAAGGTACGGAAACAATTTAAGGGCCTATTTGACAAGAAGCCAGGGGAAATTGCAGAGGTTGGAACTGAAGACGTAGATCAGCCTGCAGTAGAGAACCCTAAGAGTGATGATAAGGAGGATTCCGGCGGAGATAATTCAGACGAATCTCATGAAACTGTGGATGACCCTCCCAGAACATCCTGGTTCTCTCTACTCTGGCCTAAAAGACTACTTGCAGCCCTAGGGCGGCCTGGATGTGCGATTTTGTGA
- the LOC126592513 gene encoding copper transporter 2-like yields MDDMPNMSPPPKGDLTNTTYGTMMMSSGLTWGKDVIILFPKWPDNNLGMYVLALFFIFLLAVAVEVLSVLPKHRPAAKPYLSLLGQTGVHTFRTGLAYLVMLSVMSFNIGILIAAVAGHALGFFIVKVRDHGQHPDSPEPKV; encoded by the coding sequence ATGGACGACATGCCAAATATGTCTCCTCCGCCCAAGGGCGACCTGACGAACACAACTTATGGTACCATGATGATGAGCAGCGGCCTCACATGGGGCAAAGATGTCATCATCCTCTTCCCCAAGTGGCCTGACAACAACCTCGGCATGTACGTCTTGGctctcttcttcatcttcctcctcGCTGTCGCGGTCGAGGTATTGTCCGTTTTGCCCAAACACAGACCGGCCGCCAAACCCTACCTATCCCTCCTCGGTCAGACAGGCGTCCACACCTTTCGTACCGGTTTGGCTTACCTGGTCATGCTCTCTGTCATGTCATTCAATATTGGAATCCTCATCGCCGCCGTGGCCGGCCATGCACTAGGTTTCTTCATCGTTAAGGTTCGTGATCATGGCCAACACCCCGACTCGCCCGAGCCCAAAGTTTGA
- the LOC126591742 gene encoding copper transporter 1-like, whose translation MEDMMKMNMQMNFHWGNEATILFKGWPNESTGMYILALLFVFVLAFAMETLSAWPVVKPSMNPIVAGITHASIYAVRIGMGYLVMLAVMSFNAGIFIVAVAGHTFGYFIVKASALVLAKPAASPA comes from the coding sequence ATGGAGGACATGATGAAGATGAACATGCAGATGAACTTCCACTGGGGAAATGAGGCTACAATCCTATTCAAAGGCTGGCCTAACGAAAGCACTGGCATGTACATATTGGCTTTACTGTTTGTGTTTGTGCTAGCCTTTGCTATGGAAACTTTGTCTGCCTGGCCCGTTGTCAAACCTAGCATGAACCCGATTGTGGCGGGGATCACTCATGCGTCCATTTACGCTGTTCGAATTGGCATGGGGTACTTGGTCATGCTCGCTGTCATGTCATTCAACGCCGGAATCTTCATAGTCGCTGTGGCAGGCCACACCTTCGGGTACTTTATAGTCAAGGCCAGTGCTCTTGTTCTTGCCAAACCAGCTGCTTCCCCAGCctag
- the LOC126592261 gene encoding WEB family protein At5g55860-like, with the protein MNGDWVMTGEPEQRPTSSIQNADTRAPFQSVKDAVSLFGEDAFSGEKPAIKKTKAHSAERMLANETQLHLAQKELYKLKEQLKNVETTKAQALVELEKSKAILEDLSNKVKALNESKEFAIKATKAAKCQAKQLEEANCGNLAGTDGAWKQDLESARAQYMSVITELNSAKQELQKIRQDCDASLEAKAAAIKQVAEAEDAAKANAEQERRQQRGSRPREGRLLQGQDVGRRIPANRRHDGRASGGVGVQGSVFRHGGGCSEA; encoded by the exons ATGAATGGCGACTGGGTGATGACTGGAGAACCGGAGCAGAGGCCTACCTCGTCAATTCAGAACGC GGACACCAGGGCACCTTTCCAATCTGTTAAAGATGCTGTTTCACTATTTGGTGAAGATGCATTCTCTGGGGAGAAACCTGCCATTAAAAAGACAAAAGCTCATTCAGCAGAGAGGATGCTAGCCAACGAGACACAACTTCATCTGGCCCAAAAAGAACTGTACAAGTTGAAGGAACAACTGAAGAATGTTGAAACTACTAAAGCCCAAGCACTTGTGGAGCTTGAAAAATCCAAGGCAATTCTTGAGGATTTGTCAAACAAGGTGAAAGCCCTCAATGAAAGTAAGGAATTTGCAATAAAGGCGACAAAAGCTGCAAAATGTCAGGCAAAGCAACTTGAAGAAGCAAACTGTGGCAACCTTGCGGGAACTGATGGTGCTTGGAAACAAGACTTGGAATCTGCAAGAGCACAGTACATGAGTGTGATTACTGAACTTAATTCTGCAAAGCAAGAGTTACAGAAAATCCGTCAAGACTGTGATGCATCTTTGGAAGCAAAAGCTGCTGCCATCAAGCAGGTAGCAGAAGCTGAAGATGCAGCCAAGGCCAATGCGGAGCAAGAGAGACGCCAACAGCGAGGATCTCGACCTCGAGAGGGACGGCTTCTGCAAGGCCAAGATGTGGGAAGACGAATCCCAGCGAATCGACGGCATGATGGACGAGCTTCTGGCGGTGTTGGGGTACAAGGTTCGGTCTTCAGACATGGCGGAGGTTGCTCAGAAGCTTGA